The Pseudocalidococcus azoricus BACA0444 genomic sequence TGGATTTAGGGACAGTGCTGGCTAAGTTTGCCACAGCCGTGAGGGATATCAAACAATGTGAATCCTGGTTAAGCCAGCATCGTCAGGCCATAGATTTACTCATTGAAGAGCTGGACGATCCAGCCTGGTAGAGTGCTAACTTGCCCAGATAAATCGACAAATATAGATAATTCTCTATTCCAGAGTTGATCTTCTTTTAGGGGCTAACGGAGCCAGGCCAATTCCGAGAGATTCTGCCAGCCCCTTATACTGAAGTTGAGTTCTATCTGGGTAAGAGCAATGTCTGAAGAATCCGTAACGCCTGGGACTACCGAGGCTACTGCAACTACACCTGCTAAGAAAGAAAAACCCCCGGCTGTGGAGGCCAAACCTTTTGCTGAG encodes the following:
- the xseB gene encoding exodeoxyribonuclease VII small subunit; amino-acid sequence: MTVSPPPLEPEDELAWDYPTAVARVEETIREIEAGQLDLGTVLAKFATAVRDIKQCESWLSQHRQAIDLLIEELDDPAW